A window of Blautia argi genomic DNA:
AAGGAACGGTTTTAGTCGAGTGCGGGAAGCTCTTACAGCGGGGCGGCTACCGGATAAAAGTGCTGAACACGATTAACTTCAAAAAAAGCATGAAATACAATCCTTTTGCCTATCTCCGCAGCGAGAAAGACATTTTGAAACTGGTAAATACCTTGATTGCCAACACCAAAGGGGACGGGGAAAAAGCCGGGGAGGATTTTTGGGTAAAATCGGAACGGCTCTTTTACTGCGCCCTTATCGGCTACATTTGGTACGAAGCCCCGGAGGAAGAAAAGAACTTCACGACGCTGCTTGAAATGATAAATGCGTCGGAAGCCCGCGAGGACGACCCGGAATTTCAGTCCCCCGTTGACCTCATGTTTGAACGGTTGGAGGAAAAAGACCCGGAACACTTTGCCGTCCGGCAGTATAAAAAATTCCTGCTGTCTGCGGGAAAGACAAGAAGCTCTATCCTCATTTCCTGCGGTGCGCGGCTTGCCCCCTTTGACATTAAGGAGCTGCGCGACCTTATGGAAACTGACGAAATGGAGCTTGACACCATAGGCGACCGCAAGACCGCCCTGTTTGTTATCATTTCCGACACCGACGATACATTTAACTTTGTTGTGAGTATTCTTTACACGCAGCTTTTCAATCTGCTTTGCGACAAGGCAGATGCTCATTGTGCAAGACCAGATATGGAACCGCGTTACCATTAACCGGGCAGAAAAGAAATCTACCCGCTACTATATGGACGAATTTCATCTGCTCTTAAAAGAGGAACAGACCGCAGCTTACAGTGTGGAGATTTGGAAGCGTTTCCGTAAATGGGGCGGCATACCGACAGCCATTACACAGAATATCAAAGACCTTTTGGCAAGCCGCGAGGTAGAAAATATCTTTGAAAACTCTGATTTTGTCCTCATGCTCAATCAGGCACAGGGCGACCGGGCTATCCTTGCAAAGCAGCCCATACCCGAAAGGCAAGTAAAAAGGCAGTCAAGAAAGCGCAGGAAGCGGCTGTTTTGCGTACTTCCACTTCCCGCTTGCAGTTTACCGACGAGGAACGGGAAACGCCAAAACTGCAACCCTACATTAAAAAATCGGAAAAAGCAGCCGACAAACTGGACGCGGCAAAGGCAGCTCTCCCGAAGCAGAAGAAACTTGTAAAAGAGCGCACCTTTGAGGAAACTACCGGAAAGGCAAAGACCCGGCTTTACTTTGAGGAACAGGAAAAGCCGATACCCGGCGGCAAAGCCCACAGTAACCCGTTATCCCGCCCCGCGCAGGAAGCGGGTATTTTTGTTCACAACAAAATCCATAGCGTCGAGAAAGATAATTCCGGCGTGGAGGGCGCGCACAAATCGGAGGAACTTGCCGAGCGCGGCGCAAGGTACGGGACAAGAAAATTAAAACAGGGCTACCGCAGCCATAAGCTGAAACCCTACCGGGAAGCGGCAAAGGCAGAACAGGCAGCGTTTAAGGCAAACGTCAACTTCCAGTATCACAAAGCCTTGCATGAAAACCCGCAGCTTACAAGCAATCCCTCTTCCCGTTTCATGCAGAAACAGAAAATCAAACGCCAGTATGCAAAAACCGTAAAGAAAAGCGGCGCAGCTACCGCCAAAGCTGCCTCCGGAGCGTCCCAAACAGCAGCAAAGAAAGCGGCTGCCTTTGCAGGACGACACCCGGCAGGCGTGATAATCGCTATCGCCGCGCTGCTTCTGTTCATCATGGTATCCGTAGGGCTTTCCTCTTGCGGGGCAATGTTTTCCGGCAGCATGAACAGCGTGTTAGGGACTTCCTACACGTCCGAGGACAGCGACCTTGTGGCAACGGAACAGAGCTATGCTGCAATGGAAAATGAGCTGCAACAGGAAATTGACAATATTGAAAGCACCCACAGCGGCTATGATGAATACCGCTATGACCTTGACACTATCGGGCATACCTTTGAAGCGGTTACAGCAGTTTTTGAATGTGCCGGACAGTCTTTTACCGCAAGGGGAAAAACGGTACTGTCTGACGGGTGGAAAGAGATTGACCGAAGATACAGGGCAGCCTTAAAGAACAAACCCGAAACGGACGACGCAGACAGCGACACAGAAAATACCCTGCCACAGTTTACCGAGGGACAGACCTTTGAAAATCCGACGGCAAAGGTAACGGAGCATGACACAACACCGCCAAAACCTCACAACGAAGCGTCGCTGCTCTCTGCTATGGAGCGCGCCGGAAGTGAGGACACCGACCCGGACGCAGAACGCAAAGGGCTTGGAACGCCCGCCACCCGCGCCGCTGTCATTGAAAAACTGGTAAAGGGCGGCTTTGTGGAGCGAAAAGGCAAGCAGCTACTTCCCACAAAAGACGGTATCAACCTTGTGTGCGTCCTGCCGAACACCTTGACAAGCCCGCAGCTTACCGCAGAATGGGAAAACAATCTGACGCAGATTGCAAAAGGCAAGGCAGACCCCGCCGCATTTATGGAGGGTATCGAGGATATGGCACGGGAACTGGTAAAGACCTATCCGTTTCTTTCTGATGATAAAGCGCAGATGTTCAAGCCGGAACGGGAAGCATTGGGAAGCTGCCCCCGCTGCGGTTCTCCTGTCTATGAGGGCAAGAAGAATTACTATTGCAGCAACAAGGAATGTATCTTTACCATGTGGAAAAATGACCGTTTCTTTGAAGAACGAAAAGTAACCTTTACCCCGAAGATTGCCGCTGCACTCTTACAATCCGGCAAGGTAAATGTGAAAAAGCTCTATTCCCCAAAGACGGGCAAAACCTATGACGGAACTATCGTATTAGCTGATACGGGCGGAAAATACATCAACTACCGCATTGAACTGTCGAAGAAGAAATAACTGAATAGCAAGCATAGGAAAAGAGTACCCTTTTCCGTAAAATCCCTGCTTTCTCTACCGAGAACGGCGGGGATTTTTGCTTGTTGGGAAGTGTCCCAAACCCTCTGTTTTGTAGAGGGTTTTACCCTCTGAAATCTTGAAAAAATATCTAAACTCTTTGGCAAAAACGCGGGCGCGGGGTACTGAATGATGAAACCGGAACATACAGCGTCCGCGCTGCCGTTTGGAAAGGAGGTTACACATGGCAAGTTTACGGGACACCGTAAAGGACTATCAAGAAGAATTACGGGACGGTATCGCTTGGGTGGCGTTTTGGAAAATGGGACGTTCTTGGAACGCTGAATATTTCCACCTTGAAATGGGCGACTACCTCTACCCGGAGGACAGAAGCCGCATGGAAGAAATCAAGCAGGCTGACCCTGCCGCCGTTGTGGTAAACGGGTATTATTCCGGCTATCTTGGCGAGGATAGGAACCTTGACGAACTAACCGCCGGGGTGCGTCGCCACTACGAAAACGGATATAGCAATATCGGGGAATTTATCGAAGCCCACGACGACAGGCTGCCGCCGGAGCTTATCGAGGAAGCAAGAGCCGCCGCCCACGCTGCGGGGCTGCCTTTTTCTGAAAAAGCCTACCGGGACGGCGAAGAACCCGACCCCTATCTATTTGACGGGAGCATGAGCATGGAGGACTACGAGCTTATGCACCGCATGATTGAAAACGAAAGGAGTGAACGCATGGAAGAAACGATTTTAAGCGGGTATCTTTCTAATCTTGGGAAGTACACCGAGGGCAGACCTGCGGGCGAATGGGTATCATTCCCCACGACTGCCGAGCATTTGAAAGAAATCTTTGACCGTATCGGGATAGACGGCAAAAACTACGGGGAGCTACATATCACAGAATACCAGTCCTCTATTGCGGGACTGGCAGGGAAATTGACAGAGCTTGAAAGCCTTGACGAGTTGAACTATTTGGGCGAACTTTTGAAAATGCAGTTTGACGACGACCGGGAAAAATTTGTCGCAGCTATGGCATACGGCGACCATACAAGGAATTTGCAGGACATCATCAACCTTGCACAAAACCTTGATTGTTACTGGCTTTATCCGTCCGTACAGAGTGAGGAAGATTACGGGCATTATCTGATTGAAGAACTGGACGAGTTGGAGCTGCCCGAAGAAGCAAAAAAATATTTCATGTATGAGGAATACGGGCGGGACGCTGCTATGAATGACGGGGGCAGATTTACCGAGCAGGGCTATATCTACAACAACCGCAACACCTTTACACAGTGGTACGACGGGCGGGACGTGCCGGAGGAATACCGGGTAACGCCGCAGCCGCCAGTACAGGAAAAGGAACAGGCAGACC
This region includes:
- a CDS encoding CD1108 family mobile element protein, which translates into the protein MRTSTSRLQFTDEERETPKLQPYIKKSEKAADKLDAAKAALPKQKKLVKERTFEETTGKAKTRLYFEEQEKPIPGGKAHSNPLSRPAQEAGIFVHNKIHSVEKDNSGVEGAHKSEELAERGARYGTRKLKQGYRSHKLKPYREAAKAEQAAFKANVNFQYHKALHENPQLTSNPSSRFMQKQKIKRQYAKTVKKSGAATAKAASGASQTAAKKAAAFAGRHPAGVIIAIAALLLFIMVSVGLSSCGAMFSGSMNSVLGTSYTSEDSDLVATEQSYAAMENELQQEIDNIESTHSGYDEYRYDLDTIGHTFEAVTAVFECAGQSFTARGKTVLSDGWKEIDRRYRAALKNKPETDDADSDTENTLPQFTEGQTFENPTAKVTEHDTTPPKPHNEASLLSAMERAGSEDTDPDAERKGLGTPATRAAVIEKLVKGGFVERKGKQLLPTKDGINLVCVLPNTLTSPQLTAEWENNLTQIAKGKADPAAFMEGIEDMARELVKTYPFLSDDKAQMFKPEREALGSCPRCGSPVYEGKKNYYCSNKECIFTMWKNDRFFEERKVTFTPKIAAALLQSGKVNVKKLYSPKTGKTYDGTIVLADTGGKYINYRIELSKKK